A window of Parambassis ranga chromosome 10, fParRan2.1, whole genome shotgun sequence contains these coding sequences:
- the LOC114442938 gene encoding syntaxin-5-like isoform X1, translating to MTCRDRTLEFQSACKSLQGRQNGVQPSKPALHALRQRSDFTVMAKRIGKDLSNTFAKLEKLTILAKRKSLFDDKAVEIEELTYIIKQDINSLNKQIAQLQDLVRSRATPGGRHIQTHSNTIVVSLQSKLASMSNDFKSVLEVRTENLKQQRSRREQFSQPPASSSPMMANNFRSRKKGAQEPHAAREPRNDYQGYTSANLKESSVLMQDESRSLGDVAIDMDSQTNPLQLQLIDEQDSYIQSRADTMQNIESTIVELGSIFQQLAHMVKEQEETIQRIDANVEDTQLNVEAAHTEILKYFQSVSSNRWLMIKIFLVLIIFFIIFVVFFA from the exons ATGACGTGCCGTGACCGGACCCTCGAGTTCCAGTCAGCTTGTAAATCTCTCCAGGGCAGACAG AATGGAGTCCAGCCCAGCAAACCAGCTCTTCATGCCCTCAGGCAGCGCAGTGACTTCACGGTTATGGCCAA GAGAATTGGGAAAGACTTGAGCAATACATTTGCCAAACTGGAAAAGCTCACTATTT TGGCAAAAAGAAAATCTCTATTTGATGACAAGGCAGTGGAGATCGAGGAGCTCACATACATAATTAAACAG GACATCAACAGTCTAAACAAACAGATAGCACAGCTGCAGGACTTGGTGAGATCCCGTGCGACTCCTGGTGGCCGGCACATCCAGACTCACTCTAACACTATAGTGGTCTCATTACAG TCCAAACTGGCGTCAATGTCCAATGATTTTAAATCAGTCTTAGAAGTCAGAACAGAG AACCTGAAGCAGCAGCGCAGCAGGAGAGAGCAGTTCTCCCAGCCTCCAGCCTCATCTTCTCCAATGATGGCCAATAACTTCA GGAGCCGCAAAAAAGGGGCCCAGGAGCCGCATGCAGCTCGCGAGCCGCGCAATGACTACCAGGGCTATACATCCGCAAATTTAAAAG AGAGCTCAGTCCTTATGCAGGATGAGTCCCGGAGCCTTGGCGACGTGGCCATCGACATGGACTCTCAGACCAATCCTCTGCAACTTCAGCTGATCGATGAGCAG GACTCATACATCCAGAGCCGTGCTGACACCATGCAAAACATCGAGAGCACCATCGTAGAACTGGGTTCTATATTCCAGCAGCTGGCACACATGGTCAAGGAGCAAGAAGAGACCATCCAGAG GATTGATGCTAATGTGGAGGACACCCAGCTGAACGTTGAAGCCGCCCACACAGAGATCCTCAAATACTTCCAGTCAGTCTCCTCCAACCGCTGGCTGATGATCAAGATCTTTCTGGTCCTaatcatcttcttcatcatctttgtcGTCTTCTTCGCTTAA
- the LOC114442938 gene encoding syntaxin-5-like isoform X2 encodes MTCRDRTLEFQSACKSLQGRQNGVQPSKPALHALRQRSDFTVMAKRIGKDLSNTFAKLEKLTILAKRKSLFDDKAVEIEELTYIIKQDINSLNKQIAQLQDLVRSRATPGGRHIQTHSNTIVVSLQSKLASMSNDFKSVLEVRTENLKQQRSRREQFSQPPASSSPMMANNFKSSVLMQDESRSLGDVAIDMDSQTNPLQLQLIDEQDSYIQSRADTMQNIESTIVELGSIFQQLAHMVKEQEETIQRIDANVEDTQLNVEAAHTEILKYFQSVSSNRWLMIKIFLVLIIFFIIFVVFFA; translated from the exons ATGACGTGCCGTGACCGGACCCTCGAGTTCCAGTCAGCTTGTAAATCTCTCCAGGGCAGACAG AATGGAGTCCAGCCCAGCAAACCAGCTCTTCATGCCCTCAGGCAGCGCAGTGACTTCACGGTTATGGCCAA GAGAATTGGGAAAGACTTGAGCAATACATTTGCCAAACTGGAAAAGCTCACTATTT TGGCAAAAAGAAAATCTCTATTTGATGACAAGGCAGTGGAGATCGAGGAGCTCACATACATAATTAAACAG GACATCAACAGTCTAAACAAACAGATAGCACAGCTGCAGGACTTGGTGAGATCCCGTGCGACTCCTGGTGGCCGGCACATCCAGACTCACTCTAACACTATAGTGGTCTCATTACAG TCCAAACTGGCGTCAATGTCCAATGATTTTAAATCAGTCTTAGAAGTCAGAACAGAG AACCTGAAGCAGCAGCGCAGCAGGAGAGAGCAGTTCTCCCAGCCTCCAGCCTCATCTTCTCCAATGATGGCCAATAACTTCA AGAGCTCAGTCCTTATGCAGGATGAGTCCCGGAGCCTTGGCGACGTGGCCATCGACATGGACTCTCAGACCAATCCTCTGCAACTTCAGCTGATCGATGAGCAG GACTCATACATCCAGAGCCGTGCTGACACCATGCAAAACATCGAGAGCACCATCGTAGAACTGGGTTCTATATTCCAGCAGCTGGCACACATGGTCAAGGAGCAAGAAGAGACCATCCAGAG GATTGATGCTAATGTGGAGGACACCCAGCTGAACGTTGAAGCCGCCCACACAGAGATCCTCAAATACTTCCAGTCAGTCTCCTCCAACCGCTGGCTGATGATCAAGATCTTTCTGGTCCTaatcatcttcttcatcatctttgtcGTCTTCTTCGCTTAA
- the LOC114443048 gene encoding protein RD3-like, with protein MFPWSAVFSLEPKVPGQRSTDELVTNTLMLELGAMVKRTERIRLERATEGRRRRRSSSSTADYSWLANTPAPQPYELTPNDLLELQDLCAKIPPSQCGPVIVRFRRLVSQMEPEVHEVPRLFRSVLRDCVEEVNLNEDVQTPDTVIEKQQRSKSLSFVTFRSKFRTGSFFKGGGLRGSRGNLQQQVDWSDEEEEEEDVEGEAIKARARKGRSRSMPDITPIECSGMR; from the exons ATGTTTCCTTGGTCTGCTGTTTTCTCCCTGGAACCCAAAGTGCCCGGCCAGCGCAGCACTGATGAGCTGGTAACCAACACTCTGATGCTGGAGCTGGGGGCCATGGTAAAGCGCACTGAACGCATCCGCTTGGAAAGGGCGACGGAGGGGCGCCGCCGGCGccgcagctcctcctccacagccgACTACAGCTGGCTGGCCAACACCCCAGCACCACAGCCCTACGAGCTCACACCCAATGACCTGCTGGAGTTACAGGACCTCTGTGCCAAGATCCCTCCTTCACAATGTGGCCCTGTGATTGTCAG GTTCAGGAGGCTGGTTTCACAGATGGAACCTGAGGTCCATGAGGTTCCACGGCTTTTTCGTTCAGTGCTGCGTGACTGTGTGGAAGAGGTGAACCTAAATGAAGATGTTCAGACTCCGGACACAGTGATTGAGAAGCAGCAGCGCAGCAAGAGCCTCTCCTTTGTTACATTCCGTTCGAAGTTTCGCACAGGCAGTTTTTTTAAGGGTGGTGGCCTGAGAGGCTCCAGGGggaacctgcagcagcaggtggattggtctgatgaggaggaggaggaggaggatgtagaGGGGGAGGCCATCAAAGCCAGGGCAAGGAAGGGAAGGAGCAGGAGCATGCCGGATATCACCCCTATTGAGTGCTCAGGGATGAGATAA